The window AGCCGTGGAAGGACTGGATTGGAGGTTGATTCTAGGGCaaataagaaagaaagggaGTAAAACTTGCAGGCAcactggcagctcctgcagccgtGTTGCCCTTCGGCATCAATTTGCCTCCCggaaagggagaaggaatgAGTGTCCCTGTCACACGTCACAGCAGTAAATGGTCTCGTGCCTGGGAGGACACAGGGTACAGAGTCCGGGTGAGGCAGCAGCTGATATGTCCCATTTTTACACCTCTGTGGCCAAATCCCACCTTTGCATAAGCATTTGAATCCCCTGTATTTCCTTATTGCTCCCACCCACCTGAGATTAAACTCCCCGTGCACAGCAGGAAATACCCacctttccttttcaaaaacaGGGCTGCAATaggattttgcttttgcaaCCCCTTTTTTGGAATCTTTCTACATCCCCATTCCCTCCCTCCTTACCCCCAATTCCCTTCCAATTCCCAATCActtccagctctgcacatccccccttttatttttccagatggGAAAACTGAGGCACAGTGCTGTGAATCACCACGTCCCCAACATTGACACATCCCCTGaacagcacccagcagcacaggcaggatgcGCCCGACCCCAAGAAACTCtacacaggaaggaaaagggctgTTTATCCAACTTCCCAAGGGGAAAAACAGCTGGGGCGAAGCTTCCCCTTCCCAAATGGAATGGTTTGGAGAGGGGAACCCTGAGGCTTTAGTCAGGGTGCTGTGTTGGTGAAGCGTCCCTGAGGTGAATTGGCAGCGTGAATAATACCTGCGTGGTAAGTTCCAGGTCTCATGCAGGTCTgctttcccaaaatcccacttGCGGGGATCAGCACATCCTTTTAAAGGCAGACAGACTCCCCGAGGTGGGGGAAAAGCTTCGCAATGTTCCTGCCGGTGACTTCAGCCTCTGACTCAAGCAGGGAAGGGattaaagaggagaaagaacCCCGAGCACTTCgctccctctttccctccctccccatctGCTACCGGTGCTACCGGCCTTCGTCCAGCTCCTCACCCGCCAGAGCCAccgctcttcctcctccccagcagagctgcagaaaacccagcctaaaaaaagaaaaaaaatatttctgcgGGGTTAATGGGAACCATGTGCTCATTGCATTCCTCTTTGTGCCGGGGCTGACAGGATCCCGGCGGCCCCGTGGCGGCACTCCCCAGATCCCCCCCAGCCGGGGGCCATCGGGCTGGTTGAGGCTCGAGGGATGCATTAATGGGGGTCTGTGTCCCCCCCATGTAGCTCTATCCTGGTTTGGGGTGGCCGAGGCCACACTGGAAAGGAACTCCCCTGGTTTCCCTAAAATCTCCGGGGATGGGAGCTCAGGTGGGAGTGGTGGGGTTAGGGCCACTTATGGGGTATCCCCGCAATCCCCAAAACTGGGATGGGACACAGGCTTCTAGAGCTGCACCTCAACTCtgtcccctgccccagggaccTCTCGGAGGGTCCTCCGAGGACGCCCAAGGAAAAAGGTTGGGACGGGGGTACACAAGGCTTGGTGTCCCTTCTCCCCCACCCCGAGTGGTCCCACTGTCCTCTTGTCCCTCACCTGAGGGGTGGCCTTGCAGCCTGTCCGGCATCCCCTGTGTCCCACCgtgcagccccacagctccctgtcccctACCTGGCAGTGCGCTGTCCCCTATGGGGCAGTGGCCCCACCGTGTCTCCCTGCTGGGAACCCCCCATCCCCTCTCTGGGAGAGTCCCCAGTCTCTTCCTTAAGAATGGCTCTTGGTCCTCTTGTCATGAGATTACTGCGGTCCTTATCCCATTACGTGTGGGGTCCCGTGTCCCATATTggggtgtcccctgtcccctccttgGGGGAGGGTCCCAATCCCACACCTGGGGTGGTCCCTACCTGAGGGTGGCCCCGTCCCCTACCTGGGCGGGCCGTACCTTGAGGGCGAGGTTCCCTGCCCGGGGGTGTCGCCTGCCCGGAGGTGGCCGTGCAGCCCCTCGGGGGGTGACCCTGACCCGTTCCCTACCTGCGGAACCGGTGCGGGTCCCTCCGTGCGCTccgcgggcgcggcgggggcaGCGGGAAGGCAGAGCCGCCCGGCATCACcgccccttcctccctcctcctcctcctcttccacctcccttcctcctcccccctgcctgccccacagccccgggcGGAGGAAGAGGGGGGCATATGTCCTTAGGGTGCCCCATTCCCCCTCCGACTGCCCCACGCGCCCCAAAGTGCTGCATGGGTGCCCCGTCTCTCTTCAGGGTACCCCATGACCCCCGTGGGTGCCCTTAAATGCTCTGGGATTACCCCCTCCAGCTTTTCCCATGGACTCCTCTGAAAGCCCCTCACACCGTCAGGGTGCCCAATCCCAGGCGGTACCCCGTGAGCCCCCCCATACACCCCCGGGGTGCCTGTGTACCCCAATACATCCATAACATCTCCATATACCCCCAGGATAACCCCTATCCTCCAATACAGCTCCAGTTACCCCCCCCATACAGCTCCATCCCCAAAAGGCTCCGTATGTCTTTTATGCACTTCCAGGCCACCCATGTGCCCCAGAGCCCCACCATGCCCCATAAACTCCTCTAGAGCCCCCAGTGCCCCAAACACCCCCAgaccctctcctgctcccccccTGAATTGGGGGTCTGTGCCCAGGCAGCCTGAACGCCACCTCCTCAAACTGCACCCCTCCTTCACAGGGAGACTTCCCAGCCAGAGGGTCACCCCactccgtgcctcagtttcccttcccAAGGTGGAATTCTACCCACCTCCCTCAGAAGCTGCACTGCCATCACCCCAAGTGCTTTTCCAGTACAATTTCCAACTTGCTCTGCCCATGGATTTTGCtgaaaaaactttattttctgagaaactTTGTAAGCCCCTGGAGGCCCCTGACTGTGGCCCAGCAGCCAGCAAGGATGGGACATCCATCGGCATCCCGCAGTCCCACTGGGACCGGAGAATAAACCCCAGTAGCGCTGCAAACTCACAGGGTGCCCCCCAAAACCAGGAGAAACTTGAGTCTTCCTCCCATCCTCCTCCATCCCATGGGATGGCGTTGGATGCCTTCCAGGAGCCCTTTTTTCCTTAGACCCCATGCAGGATCTGTGATGGGGGATCCTGGGTGTGCCCAGCGAAGCCACCCTGAGTTTCTACTGTCAGGTTACACCTCGCAGCTCATCGGGACGTCGTCTCCTCCGATCTGGATCCTGACGAACTATCCACACGAGGCTGCTGGGCAGAATCCTGTGGGggatggaaagagaaaagccaaaagGCCTCTCACCGTGGCCTCAGAGCTACTGCCAGCCCCTCACCCCCGCGTCGTGGCAGGGAGGTGTCCCCCCTCTCACCTGCCTCCAGCAGGACTCCAGCAGGACCCCGGAGTGGAGCAGGCACCAGAGCTCccccagcagtgacaggaaGACGTGCAGGATGTCGGTCCATTGGCCCAcggtgaggaggaggatgaagaggCCGCCCATCCGCACCACCACGGTCCGGAACACCGACCCCCTGCCTGAGCTCTGCCGGGACTCCTCTGCGAGGACACGGCATTGGGGAGCAGCCGCGGAGACGCTCGATCTCTGCAGCCCCACAACGGGGACACCAAGCATGGGGTGGCTCCACGTATAGCCCATGCAGCCCCTATACACCTCCAGCACATCCCATATACCCCCTATACAGTCTCAGGGCATCCCAGGTACACTCCATACACTCCCAGTACCCTCTATGTACACCTGGGATGTATATACCTACATGACCTACAGGCCCCCCAGGACGCCCCATATACCTCTATACAACCCCAAATGTACCGTATTCCCCCTTACAGACCTCCAGGATGCTCCATATGGGCCCTGTACACCCCCAGCACGTACTATATAGCGCCAATACAGCCTAAGAACACCCTATGTACCCCCAGGACACCCCATATACTCCACATACACCCCCCATCTGCCCCTACAGAGCCCCAGGTAGCCTCCAGTGGCCCCATACAGCCTGAGTCTATCCCACATAGCCCCCATTACAGCCCCAGCAtaccccacacagccccacgTGCCCCTCAGAAGCCCCCGGAGTGGGCCAGCCCCCCACCCACCCTGCATGTAGACGACCAGCAGGGTGTAGCAGATGGTCAGCGGGGTCCAGAAGCGCATGGCCTCGCCCGTGGAGAGGAAGTCGCGGTTGATGAGCTCCACGGCGGCCAGGTCAGCCACGGCGAAGGTGAGGGCCAGGGCGTTGCGCAGCAGGCGCGGGATGCCGTGCCCCGCggccagcagcaggatgcaGACGCCGCAGTAGCGCGCCTGGCTGTGCAGCCCGTACAGGGTGCAGACGTGCCGGGCCAGGCGCTGGGCGTGCAGCGCCAgcagcccccccagccccgccgccaGCGCCAGGTTCCAGCTGCGGTGCGGAGCCCCCTCCAGCAGGAAGCTGAGGCCGCAGGACACGCCGCAGCCCAGCGAGTACTGGCACAGCAGGTAGAgctggctgctgtgggcaccctGCAAAGCAGTGGGGGAGTTCATGAAATCAGTGAGGCTGGAGAAGATCTCCAAGATCAACGAGCCCAACTGTTCCCCTAGCACTGCCGTGTTCACCTCTAAACGTGTCCCCGAGTGCCTCATCCAAACACTTGTTGAACCCTTCCCAGGACGAtgactccagcactgccctgggcagcctgtgcctgtgcctgtgcaccGTTCCCATGAAGgatttttcccaatatccaatctaaacctcccctggcccagcctgaggctgttccctctcctcctgtccctgttccctgggagcagagcccaaatcccccccggctgtcccctcctgtcagggagtcgtgcagagccacaagggcccccctgagcctccttttctccaggctcagcccctttcccagctccctcagcctctcctggtgccccagccccttcccagctccgttcccatctctggacacactccagcccctcagttaCACCCCTTACCATGGaggtcccagagctggaggtgtccaactgccagcacaggggacaggcacTGCCCCGGGCCTGTGTCCTCACTGAGACCAGCCAAGGGCCACTggcctcttgcccacctggTGACAGCTGGCTGAGGTGCAAAGGGACACATGGCCCCCTCTACACCAcagcccctccatcccctgTGGGTGCTGAACaaattcccagtttcccagctCCAACCACGCCACACCCCACCGTCCTCAGTGTCCCCCATGCCATCTCACCTTGCTGAGAGAGAGGATGGTGGAGACGGCACGCAGGGAGAACTCCAGCACCACCAGCGCGGCCACACGGGAGCCCACCAGGGCCAGGACACCGGTCAGCACCAGCACGTGCAGCGGCTCCAGCAAGGGCCGCCGCGCCGCAATCGCCTCCTTCTCCGCCTGCCTCTCCGGgttgctggggacagcaggggggGAATGTCACCCAAAACGGGGTGACAAGCCTTAGTGATATCCCCCTCTGAGCtttgcagcagaggctgcagcccctgccctgcacccagGGGTGCCAAGAGCCACCGCCCCACAGCGATCCCAAAATCAGATCCCCAAAACCAACCTTCTCCCCAGAGGGGACGAAGGGCTGGTGCTTACTTCACACACTGGATGTAGAGATAAACCttcaggaggctgcagagcaccGAGACCGCGCAGGCACTCACCAGCCCTgtggggaaaggcagcagcGGGTCACCGGTGTCCCCTGGGCTgtccccacgctgtccccaGGCCACCCTCGGGGATCTCACCTTGCAGGAGTGcatccagcagtgcccagccccaTGCCAGCCCGGGCAATGCTGGGAGCCAGGACCCCAGGGAAAACATTTTCGATGGAGAGAAGCCACAGTGTAGCCAGGCCCTGGCTCCAAGGTCCGCGGGGTGGAGGCGGGGAGTGGCACCCCCCCCACGGCTAGTAAATCATTACTGGGGCAAGCCAGGGCAGCTGGAGCCCCGGCTGGAGGAGATGAGCTCCAGCTGCCCCGTGGAGGTGAAAATTAGGAGAACAGGGATGTGATGCACATGGAGGGGCTCAGGGACCACCAGCACCTTTAatctccccccaccccagcaaCTGCcattctcctctccatcctgaGGCATCGCAGTATTTCAGGTCCTACCCCCACCTGCACCACCCCAAAGaccccaaaacaacaccaaaaatagaaaaacctCTTTATTAACATCGGTGGTGGTGGCAGGAGTCTGTCCTACAGCCCTGGGGGCTGCTAGTGCTGAACCATGCTCCTGAGCTTGTCCCAAAAGAAGAGGCTGAGGACGGTGTGGGGGCCGAGGCGGAAGTAGACGGCGCCGATGCCCTTGTACAAGCCCAGCAGCCCCTCTTTGTTGGAGATTTGCAGGATACAATCCAAAAAACCTCGGTAGAGCTTGCcctggggagagaggagccagctGTGCACCCCCTGCCAGATGCAATCCTGGGAAAAGCGGCGCGTCCCCCGTGCCGTATCCAGAATGGCCTTACTGTGCCGTCGGCGTCCACCGGCTGGTTGTAGAGACGGGTGCTGATCACGTCAAAAGGTGTCAttgccacagccacagccacgcTGCTCACCATGCCCCCGGCCAGCACCGCCGCCCAGCTGCCCTTCCTGAACCACTGCAGGAAGCGCCGGCATCAGCTCTTCCCAACAATAAAAGGAAGCACGgggggccggcggcggccggATCCGGCACATTTCCCGCTCACCTGGCGCTCGCAGACCCAGTCCTTGGCGGAGGCAAAGGTGGCGAGCTGCACAGCCGAGCCCACGGTCACGCGGGGCACGGCGCCCGTCACCCCCCGCCACAGCCCCACCACCCCGTGCTGCTGGTAGATGCTCTTGAAAGCGCTGGAGATGCTCTGGGGAAGAGAGGAAGTtggagaaaatggggaaaaatgggaacGGTGCATCCCACCTGGCCAAAATTTCCCACCACTGCTGGCCATTGGTGACACAAAGCCGCTATTGGCACTGGAGAGATCTCAGGGGGTCTGGATTCTCCGGATTCGGTATCACAGCCCCACGTGCCTGTCACACCCCCTCTGTTCTCACACTGTTATTTATAGCATCATTATGGGGCCAAACGGCCAAACAACAGCTTTAAATTCCTGCTGACCAAAATAGCATCGTCCCCACCGGGGCCCGGAGCATGCACGGACAAGGTTCCACCAAACCCTGTGTCCCCACAACCCAACCGTGTCCCCACTCACCTCGTGGTTGTGCTGGTGGCCCACAGCCATGGCCGACACTGTCTGGGCTTGGAGGTGGGTCTTGACCTTGAGGGGGACAATGCCAGGTGACAAAAGCCTCCAATGCCCCCGTGGGGACTGGCTGTGGTCCCCCCATCCTCTTCTCGGCAGATTTTGAGGGGAAGTTTCAGCCCCTCCGACAGAGGTGGGGGACACAGCTGAGTAGCCAAGTAATAACTCCTGACTTTGAATCCCATTTCTTTTACCCCTCTCACCCAGGTCAAAGGGACCCTGCAATCACCcactgctggagctctgcaACCTCAAAAAAACCAGGGAGACCTTCTAAaatgggaggggggggaaacCCCTGCAATTTCTTTTGGGGGTCATTTCCTTAAGGGGGAGTTCTCTGCTGGTTTTCTGAGGGGGATTTGGGAAAAAGCAGGGGGAGAGCATGCACAGCGCAGccacatatttttttttggggggggggggtgtgtgaaACGAAGCCGGGGAAGAGAGAATGCACCAAGCCAGTGTTTATAGGATGCAGCCGAGATGTCGAACCTTTTCGAGGGGGtccccaaaacacccccccacacacactcCACGGCCTTTGAGGCAGAGAAGCACTCACCAGGTACGCGGGGCTACCCACGATGGCTCCCACCGCCCCGGCAACGGCCCCGGCGGCCACAGTCCCGCCGGGATACCGGGTCCAGCCGGCGTCCTCGGCGCAGGAATAGCAGTAGAAGCGGACGCCGTTCATGAGCCCCTGGTAGAGCAGCCCGGCCGCCAGCCCcttctgcagcccctgcagcccgtcCGCCCGGCACACGGCCACGGCCGCCCGCAGCACCCCGCGGTAGGGCCGGGGGTACGTGCCCGGGGCCTGCAGCTcgccctgcagctgcagccgcGTCTTCACCACCTCCAGCGGGTTGGTGAGGAAGCAGGCCAAGCAGCCGGCCGTGGCCCCCAGCACCAGGTCGATGGCCGGGGGCACCCCCCCAGCCGGGGGGCTGTTTTGGGGGGCGTACGGCAATTCCTGCACGGAGTCGGaaggggagggggcgagggTCCCCGCCGCCATCCGGCACCTGCCCGCGGGGGTGGCCCCGGGCTCCACCTTCCCGAAccgcagggaaaaaaaacaatccGGGGGGAGCGAGAGCGAGCGAGCGCCGCCTCCTGTAAACcaacccccccctccccaatcCAGCCCCCAGCTTGGGGAAGGGATGTGAGGCAAAGGTCGAGCCTGGGGAAGCGTGGCCGGCACCAACCGACACCAGCGCGCCCCGGCTACCGCGTCCAGCCGGGCCCGCTCTCACGTGATGGAGCTGCCCCGGGGCAAATAGGgaaaagcaggcaaaaaaaaaaaggcgggaTAACATTGAAACAGAAACGGAGGGAAATTTGGGGGGCACGCGCAATCACCCCCACCCCCAACCCCAGCCAGCCTGAGGACGATGATGATGACTGGAAAACTCGCTGCGCTTGTGGCCGCGGTGCGGGAGGGGAACTTGCAGGGGTCTCGCCCGCCTCTCCCGGTGCTTTGAAATTGGAGCTTCCCGCGGAAAAATGCTGCAGGGGGTGGGGAATGTTGGTGTCCCGCCCCCCGCCGTGGATTCCTATTTTTAGGACTCGGTTCACCCCATGGCCGAGG is drawn from Hirundo rustica isolate bHirRus1 chromosome 22, bHirRus1.pri.v3, whole genome shotgun sequence and contains these coding sequences:
- the SLC25A34 gene encoding solute carrier family 25 member 34 produces the protein MAAGTLAPSPSDSVQELPYAPQNSPPAGGVPPAIDLVLGATAGCLACFLTNPLEVVKTRLQLQGELQAPGTYPRPYRGVLRAAVAVCRADGLQGLQKGLAAGLLYQGLMNGVRFYCYSCAEDAGWTRYPGGTVAAGAVAGAVGAIVGSPAYLVKTHLQAQTVSAMAVGHQHNHESISSAFKSIYQQHGVVGLWRGVTGAVPRVTVGSAVQLATFASAKDWVCERQWFRKGSWAAVLAGGMVSSVAVAVAMTPFDVISTRLYNQPVDADGTGKLYRGFLDCILQISNKEGLLGLYKGIGAVYFRLGPHTVLSLFFWDKLRSMVQH
- the TMEM82 gene encoding transmembrane protein 82 isoform X2: MGLGTAGCTPARAGECLRGLGALQPPEGLSLHPVCEVSTSPSSPLGRSNPERQAEKEAIAARRPLLEPLHVLVLTGVLALVGSRVAALVVLEFSLRAVSTILSLSKGAHSSQLYLLCQYSLGCGVSCGLSFLLEGAPHRSWNLALAAGLGGLLALHAQRLARHVCTLYGLHSQARYCGVCILLLAAGHGIPRLLRNALALTFAVADLAAVELINRDFLSTGEAMRFWTPLTICYTLLVVYMQEESRQSSGRGSVFRTVVVRMGGLFILLLTVGQWTDILHVFLSLLGELWCLLHSGVLLESCWRQDSAQQPRVDSSSGSRSEETTSR
- the TMEM82 gene encoding transmembrane protein 82 isoform X3 — translated: MLIKRAGECLRGLGALQPPEGLSLHPVCEVSTSPSSPLGRSNPERQAEKEAIAARRPLLEPLHVLVLTGVLALVGSRVAALVVLEFSLRAVSTILSLSKGAHSSQLYLLCQYSLGCGVSCGLSFLLEGAPHRSWNLALAAGLGGLLALHAQRLARHVCTLYGLHSQARYCGVCILLLAAGHGIPRLLRNALALTFAVADLAAVELINRDFLSTGEAMRFWTPLTICYTLLVVYMQEESRQSSGRGSVFRTVVVRMGGLFILLLTVGQWTDILHVFLSLLGELWCLLHSGVLLESCWRQDSAQQPRVDSSSGSRSEETTSR
- the TMEM82 gene encoding transmembrane protein 82 isoform X1: MFSLGSWLPALPGLAWGWALLDALLQGLVSACAVSVLCSLLKVYLYIQCVNNPERQAEKEAIAARRPLLEPLHVLVLTGVLALVGSRVAALVVLEFSLRAVSTILSLSKGAHSSQLYLLCQYSLGCGVSCGLSFLLEGAPHRSWNLALAAGLGGLLALHAQRLARHVCTLYGLHSQARYCGVCILLLAAGHGIPRLLRNALALTFAVADLAAVELINRDFLSTGEAMRFWTPLTICYTLLVVYMQEESRQSSGRGSVFRTVVVRMGGLFILLLTVGQWTDILHVFLSLLGELWCLLHSGVLLESCWRQDSAQQPRVDSSSGSRSEETTSR